In Anaeromyxobacter sp., the following proteins share a genomic window:
- a CDS encoding amidase → MPGDEVLWAGVAAQGELLRAGALSPVDLVQGVLARLQRLGPRLGALVTLTAERALEQARAAEAELARGAWRGPLHGIPYGLKDVVDVAGLPTTCGARPWAGRVAARDATVVSRLTEAGAILVGKLSLIELAGGLGYHSGAAALTGPCRNPWDQSRWAGGSSSGSAAAVAAGLVPFAMGTDTWGSITCPAAFCGVTGLRPTYGVVSRAGVMPVAWSLDKVGPLARSAEDCALVLQALVGEDPRDPASTPAPPALGRVRADLPRGLRVALLEDVGRPLDAASAAGLEEASAALRQAGALLTPARLPDGPWEAVAELLLEAEAAAAFEPLIRAGLTRQLADPSHQGRRPEDYRPRASSADHVRASRVRGELVRALARFFERFDLVLAPNLPVAPPLAEATFDDLFAVPDPLGAAGAVGGLPALALPCGFEAGLPRSLQLVGPAFSEARLLSAGALLQARTSFHRARPPL, encoded by the coding sequence CTGCCGGGCGACGAGGTCCTGTGGGCCGGCGTGGCCGCGCAGGGGGAGCTGCTCCGCGCCGGCGCGCTCTCGCCGGTGGACCTGGTGCAGGGCGTGCTGGCCCGCCTGCAGCGGCTCGGGCCGCGGCTCGGCGCGCTGGTGACCCTCACCGCCGAGCGGGCCCTGGAGCAGGCCCGCGCCGCCGAGGCCGAGCTGGCCCGCGGCGCCTGGCGCGGGCCGCTGCACGGCATCCCCTACGGCCTGAAGGACGTGGTGGACGTGGCGGGCCTGCCCACCACCTGCGGGGCGCGCCCCTGGGCCGGCCGGGTGGCGGCGCGCGACGCCACCGTGGTGAGCCGGCTGACCGAGGCCGGGGCCATCCTGGTGGGCAAGCTCTCGCTCATCGAGCTGGCGGGCGGCCTGGGCTACCACTCCGGCGCCGCCGCGCTCACCGGTCCGTGCCGCAACCCGTGGGACCAGTCCCGCTGGGCCGGCGGCTCCTCCTCCGGCTCGGCGGCGGCGGTGGCGGCCGGGCTGGTCCCCTTCGCCATGGGCACCGACACCTGGGGCTCCATCACCTGCCCGGCGGCCTTCTGCGGCGTGACCGGGCTGCGCCCCACCTACGGCGTGGTCTCCCGCGCCGGGGTGATGCCGGTGGCCTGGTCGCTCGACAAGGTGGGGCCGCTGGCGCGCAGCGCCGAGGACTGCGCCCTGGTGCTCCAGGCCCTGGTCGGCGAGGACCCGCGCGACCCGGCCTCGACGCCGGCCCCGCCGGCGCTGGGGCGCGTCCGGGCCGACCTGCCGCGCGGCCTGCGGGTGGCGCTGCTGGAGGACGTGGGGCGGCCGCTCGACGCCGCCTCGGCGGCCGGGCTGGAGGAGGCCAGCGCGGCCCTGCGCCAGGCGGGGGCGCTCCTGACCCCGGCCCGGCTGCCCGACGGCCCCTGGGAGGCGGTGGCCGAGCTGCTGCTGGAGGCCGAGGCGGCCGCGGCCTTCGAGCCGCTCATCCGCGCCGGGCTGACCCGCCAGCTGGCCGACCCGAGCCACCAGGGGCGCCGGCCCGAGGACTACCGGCCGCGCGCCAGCTCCGCCGACCACGTGCGGGCCAGCCGGGTGCGCGGCGAGCTGGTGCGGGCGCTGGCGCGCTTCTTCGAGCGCTTCGACCTGGTGCTGGCGCCCAACCTGCCGGTGGCGCCGCCGCTGGCCGAGGCCACCTTCGACGACCTCTTCGCCGTGCCGGATCCGCTCGGCGCGGCCGGCGCGGTGGGCGGGCTGCCGGCGCTGGCGCTGCCCTGCGGGTTCGAGGCCGGCCTGCCCCGCTCGCTGCAGCTGGTCGGGCCGGCCTTCTCGGAGGCCCGCCTGCTCTCGGCCGGGGCGCTGCTGCAGGCCAGGACCTCCTTCCACCGGGCCCGGCCGCCGCTGTAG
- a CDS encoding C_GCAxxG_C_C family protein produces the protein MGRETVVAAIREKARILYEGKQVPHRSCGMALAETFDLETRPYHALRRGGLTGVGTCGAVLAGQLVLGELFGAPGATAPTSPVLLEAMRRYQAEVARRVPLGPGGTLVCNDLTSPFPEFLSEARAGMCTGLAATVAEIVAEIVLDLGGPLTVTPIRQG, from the coding sequence ATGGGCAGGGAGACCGTGGTGGCCGCCATCCGGGAGAAGGCCCGCATCCTCTACGAGGGGAAGCAGGTGCCGCACCGCAGCTGCGGCATGGCGCTGGCCGAGACCTTCGACCTGGAGACCCGCCCCTACCACGCGCTCCGGCGCGGCGGCCTGACCGGCGTGGGCACCTGCGGCGCGGTGCTGGCCGGCCAGCTGGTGCTGGGCGAGCTGTTCGGCGCGCCCGGCGCCACCGCCCCCACCTCGCCGGTGCTGCTGGAGGCCATGCGGCGCTACCAGGCCGAGGTGGCGCGGCGGGTGCCCCTGGGCCCCGGCGGCACCCTGGTCTGCAACGACCTCACCTCGCCCTTCCCCGAGTTCCTCTCCGAGGCGCGGGCCGGGATGTGCACCGGGCTGGCCGCCACGGTGGCCGAGATCGTCGCCGAGATCGTGCTGGACCTGGGCGGGCCGCTGACCGTGACCCCCATCCGCCAGGGTTGA
- a CDS encoding NADP-dependent malic enzyme gives MSTDFTPKKNPPTAPVQKKIRREDALEYHSRGRKGKIEVVPTKPCMTARDLSLAYSPGVAEPCLEIEKDEENSYLYTARGNLVAVLSNGTAVLGLGDIGAAAGKPVMEGKGVLFKRFADVDVFDINVNCKDVDLLCKIVKSLEPTFGGINLEDIKAPECFVVEERLKKEMNIPVFHDDQHGTAIISGAALLGALDLNGKKIDQIKVVVSGAGASAIACTKFYLALGVKVENVIMVDTKGVVFKGRTEGMNEYKAQFASDTKARTLLEASQGADVLLGCSVKGQFTQEMVKAMAKDPIVFALANPDPEITYPDAKEARADVIMATGRSDYPNQVNNVLGFPYLFRGALDVRARQITEEMKMAAARALADLAKQDVPESVSRAYGGEKFHFGREYIIPKPLDPRVLIYVAPAVAKAAMDGGVARVKIDLDEYRERLKKMQSRSHQVMGNIIEKTKSKLTKIVFAEGNHPKILAAAQILREEAICEPVLLGPVAQIRQSITDLRLEALEGVSVIAPEESPDFERYVTRLWELRQRRGTTHEEARRKLRFRNYFGSMMVELGDADGLVTGLTTGYADAIRPPLEVLRTRVGKQAAGVYIVVTKNDFKFFADCTVNIDPTAEALAEIAIATADLARYFDVTPRVAMLSYSSFGSAAGASPKKMREATELVRQRAKDLEIDGEIQVDIATSPDVRSEEFPFSSLSEDANVFVFPNLDSANIAYQMLERVGGAEVIGPVLLGMHKPVNVLQMGCSVQAIVNLAAITALRAQGDQFTF, from the coding sequence ATGTCCACCGACTTCACCCCGAAGAAGAACCCCCCGACGGCCCCCGTGCAGAAGAAGATCCGGCGCGAGGACGCGCTCGAGTACCACTCGCGCGGCCGCAAGGGGAAGATCGAGGTCGTCCCCACCAAGCCCTGCATGACCGCCCGCGACCTGTCGCTGGCCTACTCGCCCGGCGTGGCCGAGCCCTGCCTCGAGATCGAGAAGGACGAGGAGAACTCGTACCTCTACACGGCCCGCGGCAACCTGGTGGCGGTGCTCTCCAACGGCACCGCGGTGCTCGGCCTCGGCGACATCGGCGCGGCGGCCGGCAAGCCGGTCATGGAGGGCAAGGGGGTCCTCTTCAAGCGCTTCGCCGACGTCGACGTCTTCGACATCAACGTCAACTGCAAGGACGTGGACCTCCTCTGCAAGATCGTGAAGTCGCTCGAGCCGACCTTCGGGGGCATCAACCTCGAGGACATCAAGGCGCCCGAGTGCTTCGTGGTCGAGGAGCGGCTCAAGAAGGAGATGAACATCCCGGTCTTCCACGACGACCAGCACGGCACCGCCATCATCTCCGGCGCCGCCCTGCTCGGCGCGCTCGACCTGAACGGGAAGAAGATCGACCAGATCAAGGTGGTCGTCTCCGGGGCCGGCGCCTCGGCCATCGCCTGCACCAAGTTCTACCTGGCGCTCGGCGTGAAGGTCGAGAACGTCATCATGGTGGACACCAAGGGCGTGGTCTTCAAGGGCCGCACCGAGGGCATGAACGAGTACAAGGCCCAGTTCGCCAGCGACACCAAGGCGCGCACGCTGCTGGAGGCCTCCCAGGGCGCCGACGTGCTGCTCGGCTGCTCCGTCAAGGGGCAGTTCACGCAGGAGATGGTCAAGGCGATGGCCAAGGACCCCATCGTCTTCGCCCTGGCCAACCCGGATCCCGAGATCACCTACCCGGACGCCAAGGAGGCCCGCGCCGACGTCATCATGGCGACCGGCCGCAGCGACTACCCGAACCAGGTGAACAACGTCCTCGGCTTCCCCTACCTGTTCCGCGGCGCCCTCGACGTGCGGGCCCGGCAGATCACCGAGGAGATGAAGATGGCGGCGGCGCGCGCCCTGGCCGACCTGGCCAAGCAGGACGTGCCCGAGTCGGTCTCGCGCGCCTACGGCGGCGAGAAGTTCCACTTCGGCCGCGAGTACATCATCCCCAAGCCGCTCGACCCGCGCGTGCTGATCTACGTGGCGCCGGCGGTGGCCAAGGCCGCCATGGACGGCGGGGTGGCCCGCGTCAAGATCGACCTGGACGAGTACCGCGAGCGGCTCAAGAAGATGCAGAGCCGGTCGCACCAGGTGATGGGCAACATCATCGAGAAGACCAAGAGCAAGCTCACCAAGATCGTCTTCGCCGAGGGCAACCACCCCAAGATCCTGGCGGCCGCCCAGATCCTGCGCGAGGAGGCCATCTGCGAGCCGGTGCTGCTGGGGCCGGTGGCGCAGATCCGGCAGTCCATCACCGACCTGCGGCTCGAGGCCCTGGAGGGCGTCTCGGTCATCGCCCCCGAGGAGAGCCCGGACTTCGAGCGCTACGTCACCCGCCTCTGGGAGCTGCGGCAGCGCCGCGGCACCACCCACGAGGAGGCCCGCCGCAAGCTCCGCTTCCGCAACTACTTCGGCTCCATGATGGTGGAGCTGGGTGACGCCGACGGCCTGGTGACCGGCCTGACCACCGGCTACGCCGACGCCATCCGCCCGCCGCTGGAGGTGCTGCGCACCCGCGTCGGCAAGCAGGCCGCCGGCGTCTACATCGTGGTCACCAAGAACGACTTCAAGTTCTTCGCCGACTGCACCGTCAACATCGACCCGACCGCCGAGGCCCTGGCCGAGATCGCCATCGCCACCGCCGACCTGGCCCGCTACTTCGACGTCACGCCGCGGGTGGCCATGCTCTCGTACTCCTCCTTCGGCAGCGCCGCCGGCGCCAGCCCCAAGAAGATGCGCGAGGCCACCGAGCTGGTGCGGCAGCGCGCCAAGGACCTGGAGATCGACGGCGAGATCCAGGTGGACATCGCCACCTCCCCGGACGTGCGCAGCGAGGAGTTCCCCTTCTCCTCGCTGAGCGAGGACGCCAACGTCTTCGTCTTCCCCAACCTGGACTCGGCCAACATCGCCTACCAGATGCTGGAGCGGGTGGGCGGCGCCGAGGTCATCGGGCCGGTGCTGCTCGGCATGCACAAGCCGGTCAACGTGCTGCAGATGGGCTGCTCGGTGCAGGCCATCGTGAACCTGGCCGCCATCACCGCCCTGCGCGCGCAGGGCGACCAGTTCACCTTCTAG
- a CDS encoding DUF302 domain-containing protein, protein MKRQVPGSFELVVERVQSALQAEGFGLLTRVDVQEHLRQKLGAESRRYLVLGACDPRLLQQALLADLGVGVLLPCNVAIYEDEASRVVVMAVDPIRTLGASTPELAGVAAELRTRLRSVLERLAPPA, encoded by the coding sequence ATGAAGCGGCAGGTCCCAGGCTCGTTCGAGCTGGTGGTGGAGCGGGTGCAGTCGGCGCTGCAGGCCGAGGGCTTCGGGCTCTTGACCCGGGTGGACGTGCAGGAGCACCTGCGCCAGAAGCTGGGCGCGGAGTCCCGCCGCTACCTGGTGCTGGGCGCCTGCGACCCGAGGCTGCTGCAGCAGGCCCTGCTGGCCGACCTCGGCGTGGGCGTGCTCCTGCCGTGCAACGTGGCCATCTACGAGGACGAGGCCAGCCGGGTGGTGGTGATGGCGGTCGATCCCATCCGCACCCTGGGGGCCTCGACCCCGGAGCTGGCCGGGGTGGCGGCCGAGCTGCGCACCCGGCTGCGCTCCGTGCTGGAGCGGCTGGCGCCCCCGGCCTGA